The Desulfomonilia bacterium DNA segment GCGCAAGCGAGCGCCCTGTTGGATTTCATGTTTTCGGAAACAACGGTTATTCTGTCTGACAGCAATGCTGCGAGCTTGAATAATGGCTTAATCAGGCGATTTTCCGCTATCCTGTAATCCATCCCTCTGACCGAATTGATAACCGGCTTTCCTGTCAGTTTCCCTGAAATGGCTGCAATCAAGCCTGTCGGGACTATCCAGTTTCCATGAATGATATCCGGTTTTTCCCTGATGATGAGCTTAAGCGCGGCAAAAAAACCCGAAATCATATAAGCAACCATTCTGAATTTCGGAACCCTGCCGCTCTGGCCGAGAGGCTTTTCTCCGCTCGGATACCAGAAGCGGTGCACCGGTATGCCTTCATCCAATTCAAAGAAAGGGCTTCTTTTGAAAACCCTGGGGCAGAGTACGACAATATCCAACCCTTCTTTCTTAAGCGCGAGGCATAGCTTTTTGATGAATATGCCTCGATATGAGCCCGGATAATCGGGATAACCATTGGTCACCATGAGGATTTTCACAGTAATGCTATGCCACATGAATGAACCGTGTGCAAGCGGCAGGGAAATATTGTAAATTGTAATTCTGTATGATTGTATTACAAAGTTATTGACAAGAGATTCATCATTTATTAGCATTTTTTTATCAGGGTCAAATCGTTACTTAATTCAGGATGGGGAGGATTAAATGTCTTTACTTGATGCTCTATATACCGATGAACACAGATTGTTTCGTGATGCAGTCAGGAAATATTATGAAAAAGAGGTTACGCCTCATGCAGATGAATGGGAAAAGAACGGGATCGTCCCGAAAAAGGCCTGGAAGGACTTAGGGGCCCAGGGATTTTTGTGCCCGTGGCTTCCTGAAGAATACGGCGGGACAGGTGCCGATTTCCTGTATTCATTCATTCTTATCGAGGAGATGGCCAGGACGCACTGCGGCGGGTTTTTCTTTCCTCTTCATTCAGACATAATCGTCCCTTACATTTATACCTTTGGAAACGATGAGCAGAAAGCGAAATGGCTTCCGGGATGTGCTTCGGGTGACATCATAACGGCAATAGCCATGACCGAGCCTAATGCCGGCTCGGACCTTGCAAACATAAAGACAACAGCAATCAAGGACGGCGACAGCTATATCATCAACGGCCAGAAGACGTTCATCTCAAACGGCATCAACTGCGACCTTGTCATTGTCGCCGCAAAGACCGATCCCAAGGCTAATCCGCCTTATGCCGGGGTTTCGCTTATCGTTGTTGAAGACGGCACCCCCGGGTTCGAACGCGGAAGAAAGCTTGATAAGATCGGGCTTCATTCGCAGGATACGGTGGAGATGTCATTTTCCGATTGCAAAGTTCCGGTTTCAAACCTGCTTGGACAGGAAGGCCAGGGGTTTTATTTTCTTATGCAGAAGCTCCAGCAGGAGCGTCTTGTATGCGCAATGGGCGCGCAGATAGGCGCAGAGGAATCCCTCAGGCTCACAATAGATTTCTGCAAATCCCGCGAGGCGTTCGGCCGTCCGATAAGCCGATTCCAGTATATTTCATTCGAGCTTGCAAAGCTTGCGACCGAGGTCGAAATCGGCAGGACATTTCTGGAAAGCCTTATTATCGATCACATGGCCAAGAAGGATGTCGTAATGAAGGCCTCCATGGCGAAATACTGGATATGCGAAATGCTTAACCGCGTCGTGGGCCAGTGCGTTCAGTTCCACGGGGGGTACGGCTACATGGAGGAATATCCCATCGCCCGCGCCTTCAGGGACGCGCGCGTCCAGACCATATATGCTGGAACATCCGAAATAATGCTGCTCATCATCAGCAGACAGATGGGTTTGTAAGACCATGCTCAAGGGTCTTAAAGTCCTTGATTTCAGCTATCTGCTGCCCGGTCCGCTGGCGACGGTTATGCTTGCCGATATGGGCGCAGACGTCCTGAAGGTCGAATCGCCCGTAAAGATAGATATTGTAAGACTGACGCCGCCGTTCGTGGATAAAAACAGCACTGTTTCATATCTGCATGCCTATCTGAACAGGAACAAGAGATCGCTATCACTCGATCTCAAAAAACCGACAGCATTGACGATCATTCATAAGCTGATTATCGAGCAGGGTTTCGATGTCATTGTCGAGCAGTTCAGACCGGGCGTAATGGCAAAGCTCGGACTCGGATATGAAGACCTTAAAAAAATAAGGCCTGACATTATTTACTGTTCCATTACAGGCTACGGACAGTCTGGACCATTCAAAAACAGGGCAGGGCACGATATTAATTATCTGAGCCTTTCTGGTGTGATGGGTTATTCGGGAAATAAGAAGACAGGTCCCGCGCTCATGGGTGTTCAGGTTGCCGATGTCACGGGTTCACATGCCGCTGTCATAGGCATTCTGTCCGCAATCATCGACAGGAGGAATTCAGGCAAGGGCCGCCATGTCGATATTTCCATGACAGACTGCATGTTCCCGTTTCATGCCGTCACCGGCCTTAAGGGCTTATATGAAGATAAGGAGCCGTGCTTCGGCACCGACATATTAAACGGCGGCTCTTTATACGGTTTTTATGAAACATCAGACGGGCGCTACCTTTCATTCGGCGGCATCGAACCGCAATTCTTGGCGGCTTTTTTAAAAGAACTCGGACTTGACGGTTTAATTACCGGCGGAATCATGACCGAAAGCGAAGTGGAAGAAATCCGCAAAAAGGTAGCCGATGAAATCAGAAAAGAACCATTAGCCTGCTGGAAAGAGCGCTTTGAAAAGATTGACGCATGCGTCGAACCTGTTTTGACGGTAAGTGAAGCGTTCAGCAATCCTCATGCGAAAGAAAGGGGTCTTATCGTTGATGTGCCTCAGAATTCTGGTGGAAAATGCCCGCAGCCGGCTCTGTCTGTAAAATTCAGCGGATTTGAGGCCCAATACAAATGGGCGGGTTGTGAACTCGGCAGGGACAACGAATCTGTACTTGAATCTCTGGGGTTTTCGAAAAAGGACATTAAAGAGTTAAGGGCCCTCGGGCTCTTCGGAATAGAAACATAAAACAAGGAGGATTGATATGGGAGGGATTGTTTCATTCGGCGGTTATGTTCCACGCTACCGTATCACGAGAATGAATATCGTGCAGAACATGGCCTGGTATTTTCCCGTGATAATGGCGGTTGCAGGTGGAGAAAAGGCTGTCGCCAACTGGGACGAGGATGCCGTCAGCATGGCTGTCGCGGCAGGCTGGAACTGCATGGCGGGCAGGGACAGGAAAAAGATCGACTCGGTTTACCTTGCTTCGACGACACTGCCTTTTGCGGACAGACTCAATGCGGGCATAGTCGCTGCGGCGCTCAATGTCCCGGAAAACGGCACAATGCATGCCGATTTCGGCGCATGCATAAAGGCGGGCACTACGGCCATGATCGCAGGCCTTGAAGCGATCGCATCAGGCAAACGCGGCAATGTCCTCGTTGCAGCCTCCGACCTTAGAAGAACGAAGATGGCGACCATGCTCGAAATGTTTTACGGCGACGGCGCGGCTGCGGTTCTGCTCGGGAATAAGGACGTTGCCGCGGAGTTCATTGACAGCTATTCAATAAGCTGTGACTTCATAGACCACTATAAAGGCTATGGAAAGGAATTTGACTACAACTGGGAAGAGAGATGGGTGCGCGACGAAGGTTATGGAAAAATAATTCCTGAAGCCATCAGGGCTTTTCTCAAGAAAACGAATCTTACGATAGGCGATTTCGCCAAAATAATTTATCCATGCTACTTCACCGGCACGCACAAGCAGATTGCAAAAGAGCTTGGCATCGAACCTGCCAGACTTCAGAGCAACCTGCATGACGGCATAGGCGATACCGGAACCGCCCATCCTCTTCTCATGCTTGTTGATGCTCTCGAAGATGCAAAGCCTGGTGATAAGATACTTCTTGCAAGCTTCGGCCAGGGCTGCGACGTGCTCGGCTTTGCCGTAACGGATAAGATCACTGCTCTGAAGGCCTCGCATGGAATCAGGGCCGCCGTCCGGCAGAAAGTCGATATAGGCAGCTACCAGAAATTCATCAAATTCCGGGATCTCATAGAGGCCGACCTCGGGATCAGGGGAGAGGCGAATCCGAACACTTCGCTTACGGTTCTCTGGCGGAAACACAAGATGATACTGGGAATGGAAGGGGCTAAATGCAAAAAATGCAGCACCGTGCAGTTTCCTGCACAGCCGATTTGTGCAAATCCCGATTGCGGCAGCATGGAGTTTGAGCCATACGAATTTGCCGACAAGGCAGGCGATATTGCAATGTTTACTGGCGACCTTCTATCGCCGTCGGTTGACCCGCCCGCCGTTTACGGCATGGTCGAATTCAAAGGGGGCGGCAGGACGATGCTTGATTTCACTGATTGCAACCTGAACCAGCTGAAGGTGGGTATGAAAGTCAGGATGTCGTTCAGGCGAAGATACACTGACAGTATGAGAGGTTTCACTGGCTATTTCTGGAAGGCCGTACCTCAGGTTCAGGACGGGGAGGTGTGAGATGGCAAGCGGGATAAGAGACAGGGTTGCCATTATCGGAATGGGCTGCACCAGATTCGGCGAGCGCTGGAACGAAAGCCCTGATGATCTCATGGTGGAGGCATTCACCGAGGCAATCGCGGATGCTGGCATCGAAAAGAAAGATATTCAGGCGGCATGGTTTGCCTCATGCTTTGACGAGGCCAATGTAGGCAAGAGCGCATTGCCTCTGTCAATGGCACTCAGACTGCCGAATATAGCCATAACGAGGGTTGAGAACTTCTGCGCAAGCGGAACCGAGGCCTTCCGCGGCGCAGTCTATGCGGTCGCCTCGGGAGCATATGACATTGTCCTGGCGCAGGGCGTTGAAAAGCTCAAAGACATCGGCTACGGCGGTCTTCCCGAGTTCAGTTCCGCAATGGGTCTGACAAACGCATTGTGGTTCCCCAATGTGACCGCACCGGGCAGCTTCGCCATGCTGGCAAGCAGTTATGCGGCGAAATACGGTCTGGACATGCAGGATATAAAGCGCGCCATGGCCCATATTTCGGTCAAGAGCCATGCAAACGGTGCACTCAATCCCAAGGCCCATCTGAGAAAGCCGGTCACCGAGGAGCAGGTGCTAGCATCACCCATGATAGCCTATCCGCTTGGTCTGTTTGACTGCTGCGGGGTCAGCGACGGCAGCGCTTGCGCAATAGTAACCACACCTGAAATAGCAAAATCTCTTGGCAAAAAAGATATCGTTTCGGTAAAGGCGCTTC contains these protein-coding regions:
- a CDS encoding CaiB/BaiF CoA-transferase family protein, with protein sequence MLKGLKVLDFSYLLPGPLATVMLADMGADVLKVESPVKIDIVRLTPPFVDKNSTVSYLHAYLNRNKRSLSLDLKKPTALTIIHKLIIEQGFDVIVEQFRPGVMAKLGLGYEDLKKIRPDIIYCSITGYGQSGPFKNRAGHDINYLSLSGVMGYSGNKKTGPALMGVQVADVTGSHAAVIGILSAIIDRRNSGKGRHVDISMTDCMFPFHAVTGLKGLYEDKEPCFGTDILNGGSLYGFYETSDGRYLSFGGIEPQFLAAFLKELGLDGLITGGIMTESEVEEIRKKVADEIRKEPLACWKERFEKIDACVEPVLTVSEAFSNPHAKERGLIVDVPQNSGGKCPQPALSVKFSGFEAQYKWAGCELGRDNESVLESLGFSKKDIKELRALGLFGIET
- a CDS encoding acyl-CoA dehydrogenase family protein; this encodes MSLLDALYTDEHRLFRDAVRKYYEKEVTPHADEWEKNGIVPKKAWKDLGAQGFLCPWLPEEYGGTGADFLYSFILIEEMARTHCGGFFFPLHSDIIVPYIYTFGNDEQKAKWLPGCASGDIITAIAMTEPNAGSDLANIKTTAIKDGDSYIINGQKTFISNGINCDLVIVAAKTDPKANPPYAGVSLIVVEDGTPGFERGRKLDKIGLHSQDTVEMSFSDCKVPVSNLLGQEGQGFYFLMQKLQQERLVCAMGAQIGAEESLRLTIDFCKSREAFGRPISRFQYISFELAKLATEVEIGRTFLESLIIDHMAKKDVVMKASMAKYWICEMLNRVVGQCVQFHGGYGYMEEYPIARAFRDARVQTIYAGTSEIMLLIISRQMGL
- a CDS encoding acetyl-CoA acetyltransferase, yielding MASGIRDRVAIIGMGCTRFGERWNESPDDLMVEAFTEAIADAGIEKKDIQAAWFASCFDEANVGKSALPLSMALRLPNIAITRVENFCASGTEAFRGAVYAVASGAYDIVLAQGVEKLKDIGYGGLPEFSSAMGLTNALWFPNVTAPGSFAMLASSYAAKYGLDMQDIKRAMAHISVKSHANGALNPKAHLRKPVTEEQVLASPMIAYPLGLFDCCGVSDGSACAIVTTPEIAKSLGKKDIVSVKALQLSLSNGSEIAYGWDGAHFVTTTKASKDAYAEAGIKNPREEISMIEVHDCFSITELVTMEDLHISERGKGPKDVLDGFYDAAGKVPCQIDGGLKCFGHPIGASGLRMIYEMYLQLLGRAGQRQLKDPKFGLTHNLGGLPVMNVCSISILGRYEG
- a CDS encoding OB-fold domain-containing protein, with translation MGGIVSFGGYVPRYRITRMNIVQNMAWYFPVIMAVAGGEKAVANWDEDAVSMAVAAGWNCMAGRDRKKIDSVYLASTTLPFADRLNAGIVAAALNVPENGTMHADFGACIKAGTTAMIAGLEAIASGKRGNVLVAASDLRRTKMATMLEMFYGDGAAAVLLGNKDVAAEFIDSYSISCDFIDHYKGYGKEFDYNWEERWVRDEGYGKIIPEAIRAFLKKTNLTIGDFAKIIYPCYFTGTHKQIAKELGIEPARLQSNLHDGIGDTGTAHPLLMLVDALEDAKPGDKILLASFGQGCDVLGFAVTDKITALKASHGIRAAVRQKVDIGSYQKFIKFRDLIEADLGIRGEANPNTSLTVLWRKHKMILGMEGAKCKKCSTVQFPAQPICANPDCGSMEFEPYEFADKAGDIAMFTGDLLSPSVDPPAVYGMVEFKGGGRTMLDFTDCNLNQLKVGMKVRMSFRRRYTDSMRGFTGYFWKAVPQVQDGEV
- a CDS encoding glycosyltransferase, coding for MLINDESLVNNFVIQSYRITIYNISLPLAHGSFMWHSITVKILMVTNGYPDYPGSYRGIFIKKLCLALKKEGLDIVVLCPRVFKRSPFFELDEGIPVHRFWYPSGEKPLGQSGRVPKFRMVAYMISGFFAALKLIIREKPDIIHGNWIVPTGLIAAISGKLTGKPVINSVRGMDYRIAENRLIKPLFKLAALLSDRITVVSENMKSNRALACAEIVSSGVDDRFFEVTSSSDSKTIISTRSLEPIYDVETLIRAIPLVLARESEAKFIIIGEGSLSDQLQNLAAELGVSERITFTGQIDNSEIPKYMEKAKVYVSTSLADGTSVSLLEALAAGLVPAVTDIEANRPFVNEKGLFKKGDFNELSCAILTALNDTSTLDSEEKINKNVSWPAIAQKYLHLYNQLADKTL